The following proteins come from a genomic window of Montipora capricornis isolate CH-2021 chromosome 9, ASM3666992v2, whole genome shotgun sequence:
- the LOC138015837 gene encoding carbohydrate sulfotransferase 11-like isoform X2, translating to MMNVIRNQRLLHLGATVILFLAVLSLLAWMIKTNENFIFVKPKDDVKITKPLKHKKTSKLLREYCAQYQPKLQEKDLDFSNFIVLEKYKLVYCTVPKVACTVWKRILANLQGLHVTNGVHKNTRGRLNLLSNHTLENREKILKTYTKFMFVREPFERLLSAYRDCFHGEYKTKAPYWKDYRAFVKDVLATSRGGGYNDTLPGDVTFEQFATFLVLQWQEGALFQEHWREQYKLCHPCRVQFDFIGHYETLAQDAHQILRMTNLEKKVDFPDWNPTDTNSLMQEYYSTLSSLRLKQLQTIYKNDTKAFGYSYPRPLEMIIDKRIRENS from the exons ATGATGAACGTCATCAGAAACCAGCGTCTCCTTCATTTAGGAGCTACAGTTATTTTGTTCCTGGCTGTGTTGTCGCTGTTGGCGTGGATGATCAAAACTAATGAAAATTTCATCTTCGTTAAG CCtaaagatgacgtcaaaattaCCAAGCCTTTAAAGCACAAGAAAACATCCAAACTGTTAAGAGAATACTGCGCTCAATATCAACcaaaattgcaagaaaaagacctagatttttcaaactttatcgttttggaaaaataCAAACTTGTGTACTGTACTGTTCCCAAAGTTGCGTGTACAGTTTGGAAGAGAATCCTTGCTAATCTTCAGGGCCTTCACGTGACAAATGGCGTCCACAAAAACACTCGGGGAAGACTTAACCTTCTCAGCAATCACACCTTAGAAAATCGAGAGAAAATTCTTAAGACCTACACAAAGTTCATGTTCGTGCGGGAACCTTTCGAACGCCTTCTTTCTGCGTACAGAGATTGTTTTCACGGcgaatacaaaacaaaagcgCCTTACTGGAAAGATTATCGTGCGTTTGTGAAGGACGTTTTGGCTACAAGCAGAGGTGGTGGCTACAACGATACGTTGCCTGGTGACGTCACATTCGAACAATTCGCCACCTTCTTGGTTCTTCAATGGCAGGAAGGTGCTTTGTTTCAAGAGCACTGGCGTGAGCAGTATAAGCTTTGTCATCCATGTAGAGTACAATTTGATTTCATCGGCCATTACGAAACGCTTGCGCAAGATGCACATCAGATTTTGAGAATGACTaatttagaaaagaaagtagACTTTCCAGACTGGAATCCAACAGATACGAATTCATTAATGCAGGAATACTATTCTACTTTATCGTCTCTCAGGTTAAAACAACTGCAAACTATTTACAAAAACGATACTAAAGCTTTTGGTTACAGCTATCCAAGACCGCTCGAGATGATTATTGACAAACGTATTCGTGAAAATTCTTGA
- the LOC138015837 gene encoding carbohydrate sulfotransferase 11-like isoform X1 — protein sequence MMNVIRNQRLLHLGATVILFLAVLSLLAWMIKTNENFIFVKQPKDDVKITKPLKHKKTSKLLREYCAQYQPKLQEKDLDFSNFIVLEKYKLVYCTVPKVACTVWKRILANLQGLHVTNGVHKNTRGRLNLLSNHTLENREKILKTYTKFMFVREPFERLLSAYRDCFHGEYKTKAPYWKDYRAFVKDVLATSRGGGYNDTLPGDVTFEQFATFLVLQWQEGALFQEHWREQYKLCHPCRVQFDFIGHYETLAQDAHQILRMTNLEKKVDFPDWNPTDTNSLMQEYYSTLSSLRLKQLQTIYKNDTKAFGYSYPRPLEMIIDKRIRENS from the exons ATGATGAACGTCATCAGAAACCAGCGTCTCCTTCATTTAGGAGCTACAGTTATTTTGTTCCTGGCTGTGTTGTCGCTGTTGGCGTGGATGATCAAAACTAATGAAAATTTCATCTTCGTTAAG CAGCCtaaagatgacgtcaaaattaCCAAGCCTTTAAAGCACAAGAAAACATCCAAACTGTTAAGAGAATACTGCGCTCAATATCAACcaaaattgcaagaaaaagacctagatttttcaaactttatcgttttggaaaaataCAAACTTGTGTACTGTACTGTTCCCAAAGTTGCGTGTACAGTTTGGAAGAGAATCCTTGCTAATCTTCAGGGCCTTCACGTGACAAATGGCGTCCACAAAAACACTCGGGGAAGACTTAACCTTCTCAGCAATCACACCTTAGAAAATCGAGAGAAAATTCTTAAGACCTACACAAAGTTCATGTTCGTGCGGGAACCTTTCGAACGCCTTCTTTCTGCGTACAGAGATTGTTTTCACGGcgaatacaaaacaaaagcgCCTTACTGGAAAGATTATCGTGCGTTTGTGAAGGACGTTTTGGCTACAAGCAGAGGTGGTGGCTACAACGATACGTTGCCTGGTGACGTCACATTCGAACAATTCGCCACCTTCTTGGTTCTTCAATGGCAGGAAGGTGCTTTGTTTCAAGAGCACTGGCGTGAGCAGTATAAGCTTTGTCATCCATGTAGAGTACAATTTGATTTCATCGGCCATTACGAAACGCTTGCGCAAGATGCACATCAGATTTTGAGAATGACTaatttagaaaagaaagtagACTTTCCAGACTGGAATCCAACAGATACGAATTCATTAATGCAGGAATACTATTCTACTTTATCGTCTCTCAGGTTAAAACAACTGCAAACTATTTACAAAAACGATACTAAAGCTTTTGGTTACAGCTATCCAAGACCGCTCGAGATGATTATTGACAAACGTATTCGTGAAAATTCTTGA